AGTTGGTCGAAGGAGCGACCTGCGTCGCCGAGTACGATGTGCCGGAAGATGCCTGGTACTTCGCGGCCGGGCGCCAACCGCAGATGCCGTTCAGCGTTCTGCTCGAGACCGGGCTGCAGCCGTGCGGCTGGCTGGCGGCCTATCTCGGGTCGGCCCTGACCAGCGAGACCGACCTCAAATTCCGCAACATCGATGGCGATGCCGTGCAGCACCGGGCGGTTACGCCGGAGTCAGGTCTGTTGACGACCCGGGTCAAGATCACCCGCATTGCCAGCAGCGGCGGCATGATTATCCAGAATTACGATTTTGAAATCAGTGATCAAATCGGGCCGGTCTATACCGGCACGACCGTGTTCGGCTTTTTCTCGGGCGAGTCGCTTGCACAGCAGGTTGGCGTGCGTGAAGCGCAGCTGTACACCCCGACCGCGGAAGAGCTCGCCCGTTCCGAGTCCTTTGCCTATCCGGCTACGGCCCCTTACCCCGAAAAGCAGCTGCGCATGCTCGACCGGATTGAGCTGTTTGTTGCCGATGGCGGGCCGGAACGGCTTGGCCTGATTCGCGGCAGCAAGAGGGTCGATCCTGAAGAGTGGTTCTTTAAGGCCCACTTCTATCAGGACCCGGTCTGCCCCGGGTCCCTCGGGCTCGAATCTTTGCTGCAGCTGCTCAAGGTTGCGGCGATGAAACGATGGGGCGGGCGTGAGCAAAGTCTGTTTGAGACCATGGTTCTCGGCGCCCGGCACAGCTGGAACTACCGCGGCCAGATTATCCCGAGCAACGATCAGGTTGTGGTCGATGCGGTGATTACGGCGGTCGATGACGATCAGCAAATACTGAAGGCAAACGGCTTCCTCTCGGTTGATGGCAAGGTCATCTATCAGATGACCGACTTTACGATCAAGTTGCGCGAAACGTCGGCCAGTCAGCAAGGACTTGCCTGAGCCGGCTGTGGCAGGTAGTATGGGCAAGGTTGTGTACCTACAGATATTAACAGCTGCGATGGTGGTGTGAATGAAGTACTCACGTGTCTATGTTGAATCGGTCGGTTATGAACTGGCACCGATTGTCGTAACCTCGACCGAGCTCGAAAACCGGTTGAAGCCGATGTATGAGACCTTGCATATTTCGCTCGGTCAGCTTGAAGCCTTGACCGGCATTCGCGAGCGGCGCTGGTGGCAGCCTAACGCTCTGATCTCGGAAGGGGCGATTGACGCCGCCAAAAAGGCGTTGCGTGAGCGCAATATTGCCCCGGAGGATATCGGGGCCGTTGTTTATGCCGGCGTCTGTCGTGAGCATTTCGAGCCGGCGACCGCCTGTCAGGTGGCGGCAGCGCTGGGGGTGCGGGGCGACGCCGCCATCTACGATACGTCCAATGCCTGCCTCGGAGTCCTCAACGGAGTCCTCGATATCGCCAATCGCATTGAGTTGGGCCAGATTCGGGCCGGCCTGGTCGTTGCCTGCGAGAGCTCCCGGGAGATCAACGAGATCATGATTCAGCAGATGCTCGATACCCCGACCATGGAGAACTTCACCAAATCGCTGGCGACATTGACCGGCGGCTCCGGCGCGGCGGCAGTCCTGCTTACCGACGGGTCTTTTACTCCGGCCCGGCGACCACGCCTGCTCGGCGGGGTCAACCTGGCCGAGCCGCAGCACCACGCCCTCTGCCGCTGGGGGGTCTCGTCCGACGATCCGGAAAATCATGTTCCCTATATGCAGACCGATGCGGTCGCCGTGATGAAGCATGGGGTGGAACTCGGGAAAAAGACCTGGGACGCTTTTCTCAAGGAACTCGATCTCAGCACGGAGCGGGTTGACAAGGTGATCTGTCACCAGGTCGGTGAGGCGCACCAGGCCCTGATTCTGCAGGCCATCGGGATCAGCCCGGAAAAGGATTTTTCGACCTACGGCTATCTCGGCAATATGGGCACGGTCTCCCTGCCGGTGACCGCGGCCATTGCC
The DNA window shown above is from Desulfuromonas sp. and carries:
- a CDS encoding 3-oxoacyl-ACP synthase III, producing the protein MKYSRVYVESVGYELAPIVVTSTELENRLKPMYETLHISLGQLEALTGIRERRWWQPNALISEGAIDAAKKALRERNIAPEDIGAVVYAGVCREHFEPATACQVAAALGVRGDAAIYDTSNACLGVLNGVLDIANRIELGQIRAGLVVACESSREINEIMIQQMLDTPTMENFTKSLATLTGGSGAAAVLLTDGSFTPARRPRLLGGVNLAEPQHHALCRWGVSSDDPENHVPYMQTDAVAVMKHGVELGKKTWDAFLKELDLSTERVDKVICHQVGEAHQALILQAIGISPEKDFSTYGYLGNMGTVSLPVTAAIAKERDNLLPGDIVGFLGIGSGLNCLMLGIQW